From the genome of Triticum aestivum cultivar Chinese Spring chromosome 3B, IWGSC CS RefSeq v2.1, whole genome shotgun sequence, one region includes:
- the LOC123066301 gene encoding mini zinc finger protein 3-like, whose protein sequence is MGSRQDQPAVNGEQGNGAGAAYVRYRECQRNHAIGIGRYAVDGCQEFTVLMGVDEAAMLLCAACGCHRNFHRREVVNEFGADYHAPRTPPANENRH, encoded by the coding sequence ATGGGGTCTCGGCAGGACCAGCCCGCCGTCAACGGGGAGCAAGGTAATGGCGCGGGGGCAGCCTATGTGCGGTACAGGGAGTGCCAGCGCAACCATGCCATCGGAATCGGCCGGTATGCCGTCGACGGCTGCCAAGAGTTCACGGTGTTAATGGGCGTCGACGAGGCTGCCATGCTCCTCTGTGCGGCATGTGGCTGCCACCGCAACTTCCACAGGCGCGAGGTCGTCAACGAGTTCGGCGCCGACTACCATGCTCCTCGGACGCCCCCCGCCAACGAAAATCGCCATTGA